From Candidatus Poribacteria bacterium, one genomic window encodes:
- a CDS encoding ABC transporter ATP-binding protein, whose product MKDILRLLSYLKPYWHFQVLFIFCALGNSGCSLIWPWLRKILIDDVFIPKNAELLLPTCGFYALTAAGMYFFRFGTTYFPAKVSENGSKDIQFEAYHHLRKLGFKFYDTHQTGKVMATFTSDTPTAVQGFNLFAGDYIINGIMLVVTLGIITYINWQLCILSLLLVAVNIIIPAVLDKPLGRMGEEIQEQNALLSSKLQESIAGSRELKGLGKEFYDLKNLRQFIERLIAIGIRHGLIRQAGGGFTIILFWLAQGLIFFIGGGYVLRDAITIGELLVIIHYFGNVHAPVSQLVKLHLGIPSIMVAARRIFAFFDEHEEESQEGTPIEHIEGRVQFSDVSFEYNEAEPILQEMNFQAEPDEMVALVGPSGAGKSTLISLIPRFYDPQQGSILIDAIPTQEIQIQSLRAHIGIVFQDPYLFAESISYNIRLGAEDPEAVTHEEVVAAAKLANAHDFIMNFPEQYETKVGERGVRLSGGEQQRIAIARVLIRDPRILILDEATSSLDAESEALVQEALTRLMAGRTSFVIAHRLSTILDADKILVLKEGRLVEVGTHAELIQRGGVYHDLFQKQFTGIQAGNSVIGITEIT is encoded by the coding sequence ATGAAAGACATTCTGCGACTGTTATCGTATCTCAAACCGTATTGGCACTTCCAAGTCCTCTTTATCTTCTGTGCCCTGGGTAACTCAGGCTGTAGCCTTATATGGCCCTGGCTTCGGAAGATTCTGATTGACGACGTCTTTATCCCAAAAAACGCTGAACTGTTGCTACCTACCTGCGGATTCTATGCTCTAACTGCAGCCGGTATGTACTTTTTCCGATTTGGAACGACTTACTTTCCCGCGAAGGTTTCGGAGAATGGATCGAAAGACATTCAATTTGAAGCCTACCACCATCTCCGCAAATTAGGATTCAAATTTTACGACACGCACCAAACCGGCAAAGTCATGGCGACATTCACATCAGATACGCCAACAGCGGTGCAAGGATTCAACTTGTTTGCTGGTGACTATATCATAAACGGTATTATGCTCGTTGTAACACTCGGTATTATTACATACATCAATTGGCAGTTGTGTATTCTCTCCTTATTACTCGTCGCCGTAAACATAATCATCCCCGCCGTTTTGGATAAACCGCTCGGTCGAATGGGTGAGGAAATCCAAGAACAGAACGCACTCCTGTCAAGTAAACTACAGGAAAGCATTGCTGGTTCTCGTGAGCTGAAAGGATTAGGAAAGGAATTTTATGATTTAAAGAACCTACGCCAGTTTATCGAACGGCTCATCGCAATCGGCATTAGACACGGACTCATTCGGCAGGCAGGCGGTGGGTTCACCATCATTCTATTCTGGTTAGCCCAGGGTCTCATATTTTTCATAGGCGGGGGTTACGTCCTGCGCGATGCGATTACCATCGGTGAGCTTCTTGTCATCATACACTATTTTGGCAATGTACACGCGCCTGTGTCACAACTTGTAAAACTCCATCTCGGAATCCCGTCAATCATGGTTGCGGCTCGGCGTATTTTCGCGTTTTTCGATGAACACGAGGAAGAATCGCAAGAAGGAACACCGATAGAACATATTGAGGGACGTGTCCAATTCTCCGACGTCTCCTTTGAATATAACGAAGCGGAACCGATTTTACAAGAAATGAACTTTCAAGCGGAACCCGATGAGATGGTTGCATTAGTTGGACCCAGTGGTGCGGGTAAAAGCACCCTCATCAGTTTAATTCCACGTTTCTATGACCCACAGCAAGGCAGTATCTTGATAGATGCCATTCCCACCCAAGAGATCCAAATCCAGTCTCTACGCGCCCATATCGGCATCGTTTTTCAAGATCCGTATTTGTTCGCCGAGAGCATCTCCTACAATATCCGTCTGGGTGCGGAAGACCCAGAAGCAGTAACACACGAGGAGGTCGTCGCTGCTGCAAAGTTAGCAAACGCACACGATTTCATCATGAATTTCCCAGAGCAGTATGAGACGAAAGTTGGTGAGCGCGGCGTTCGACTCTCTGGCGGTGAACAGCAACGGATCGCTATCGCTCGTGTGCTTATCAGAGACCCTAGAATCCTCATTCTCGATGAAGCCACCTCGTCTTTGGATGCAGAATCCGAGGCACTCGTCCAAGAAGCACTCACACGCCTCATGGCAGGACGCACCAGTTTCGTCATCGCGCACCGACTCTCAACCATTTTAGACGCCGACAAAATCCTTGTTCTCAAAGAGGGTAGGCTCGTTGAAGTCGGCACCCATGCCGAACTGATTCAACGCGGTGGTGTATACCACGACCTGTTCCAGAAACAATTCACAGGAATACAAGCAGGCAACTCAGTTATCGGTATCACCGAAATTACTTAA